The nucleotide sequence TTTAACGGGCGGGTGGTGTCCCAGGTGTTACAGGAGCAGCAGTTGTTTGATTTAGTCGTTTGGCTACAGCCGCAAGCCCGCAACAATATCGAGACAATTCGGAACTTGCTGATCTCCACCCCGACTGGCAGCAAAATTCCCCTTGCCCAAGTCGCGCAAGTGAATTACGAAACCGGCCCCAACACCATCAATCGGGAAAATGTCTCACGATTGTTAGTCGTTTCCGCCAATGTTTCGGGACGGGATTTACGTTCAGCGGTGAATGAGATTCAAGCCCAGATTGCTGAAACCGTCACCGTTCCCAGTGGTTACTTAATCCAATACAGTGGCCAATTTGAATCGGAGGAACGGGCGACCCAAAACCTCATCCTCTATGGTGGCCTGGCGATTTTAGTGATTGCAATTTTGATGTACTTTGCTGTCAAATCTATACCCGCCATGCTGATGATTATGATTAACTTGCCCTTAGCCTTAGTGGGGGGGGTGTTTGCCCTTGCTGTCACGGGAGCCGTCATTTCCGTTTCATCTCTGGTTGGTTTTGTTACCTTGTTTGGGGTGGCGGTGCGCAATGGGTTGCTGTTGGTGGATAACTACAATCAAAAGTTTGCCTTGGGCTTGCCTCTGAAACAGGTGATTGCGGCGGGTTCGATGGAACGCTTGGTGGCTATTTTGATGACGGCGCTGACTTCGGCGTTGGGGATGCTACCACTGGCCTGGGGAACGGGGGCCGGGAAAGAAGTGCTGCAACCTTTAGCGATTGTTGTTCTTGGGGGATTGTTTACCTCCACAGCTCTCACTTTGCTGGTGTTACCGGCCCTCTATGCCCAATTTGGTCGCTATTTCTTGCCCAAAACGGCGTTGGAACCTGAAATCGAGGAGTTTAATCCACCAGGCCAGCCGGTTCAAGTCGGCCCCATATCCTAAATTTTCACGTTACTTTTGTGAGGAATAAAATCATGCAAGTCAAAGTTTTATCGGTAATCACAATTCTTGGCCTGGGTTTGAGCCTCGGGGCCTGTGGTGGCAGTTCGGACACAACCAGCTCAGCGCTATCTCCAGCCAGTCCGTCCCCAGAAATGTCTAGCCCTAGTCCTGAAGTTGCTAATTCAGTCACGAATGCCGAACCCTCAGATGGTCATGGTCAAGGCGGACAAGTGATTGAAACCGGGAAATACCATTTAGAACTCCTGGTCGCAGAAGAACCCGCTGGTCTGCACATTGACTTTTTTATCCAAGAAGGAGAAGCTCACACCCCTGTTCCCGATGCTCAAGTTGTCGGACAGTTACAACTCCCCGGTGGCAGCCAGAAAACCCTAGATTTTCAATACAGTGATGCCGACAAACACTACACGGCCTACCTGACTGATGCACCTGCGGGAGAATATCGTTTGGTTGTTCTGACCGATATTCGGGGTGAGAAAATTAATGGTCGGTTTACCTTTACGCCTTAATTCAAATCATGGGGTAATGGTTTCAATCAGCGGACAAATTTCAGCGTCAGTCAGTTGGGGTGTGATGTTTTGCCACTGAGTTTGATAAGCCTCTAGTTCCTGCTTGAACATCTGCATTTGTGAAATTTGGGTGTTAAGTTGTTGAATTTTCTGCGTTAGTAAACTTTGCACCATCTCACAGGGTAATTCCCCTCGATCCCGCACATTCAGAATTTGGCGAATTTCATCTAGGGCCAACCCCAAGGCCTGGGCTTTTTTAATAAAAGCAACTTGAGAAACCACGGAGGGCGAATAATACCGATAGCCATTGTCACCTCGCTCGGCTGGACTAATTAAGCCCAAGGTTTCGTAGTAGCGCAAGGTCGGAACGGATACACCTGACTGTTTGGCCACATCACCAATTTTGAGGGCTGAACGAGTTGTCATAAATAATCCTGAAAAATACTTAACTCTCAAGTATGCTTTAGACTTTGCCATAAATCTATTTTGCCATGACAATGAGGTGTGGCGTTCTGCGATGTCAATGCAAAGTCATGATTACCCGTGCGTGTGAAAGCAGTTGTCTTATTGAATGCTAAAAAATCCCCCACGTAAACTAGCCTGTTGAACGTTCCCAATCACCCGCCGCAGATAATCCCAACAACAAGTTTTGAACATCGGGTAAATAGGCGTTGTTATACTGCGTTGACTACGCTGATTCTGGGTGAGTGACCGGAATTTGTTCGGTTCGCTCAGGAGCTTTTACCCCAGTTGCAATAGCATGAACTGCATGAAGAATATTGGCTGAATAATATCGATTGCCGCAGGTATCACAAACACAAATCGTCACATCTTCCTGCCAATCATATCAAGGCACTGACCCATTACGACTATTGTACAAAACAGTTGCGTAGTGTTCTACAACTGGAAATGGTTCATAGAAGTGGTGAAGCAAAGAACGCCATTCTTGATACTGAGGCGATTGTCGAAATCCAATCGTATGATCTTCTAGTTTTTGCCAACGGACTAGCAAAATATAACGGCTTTGGGTTTCTATGCAACGCTGAAGCTCGAGAGAAATATACCCTGGCATAGTCGCAATGATGGTTGAAGCTTTTTCAAAGGCAGTTTTAAATTCTGTAGCTAAACCTGGTTTTATATCAAGAACAGCAACTTCTAGGATCACAAACTAAAGCTCAAACTCAAGATAATTCTGAACGCTTACAAATTATATAAAACTACTGCTGCCTTACCAATAATCTAGAGCATCATAATGACTTGGAGTAGAGCGGGCAGCAACTACCTTTGTATCACTTTGAAGTATATTTCTCTGTTCCACTCCAATGACTTGTTATGCGCTTAACGCTCGCACTTTTGTGATCGCACTTCCAATATCTGGTAATTTCTGATCGTGTTTTTGAGCGGTTTCCAGCCACAAATCCCTTACCGTCATCAATTCTTTTAATGTTTCATCTAAAGTTTCTCCCTGTGCCAAGCAACCTCGTAATGCTGGAACCTCAGCTACAAAACCACCCTCTTCGCAGGGATAAACCACTATTGGATAGTTCATTCTTGATCTCCTTCAATAAGTTCTACAACTCGTCTAACATAAATAGCCTTTACTCGTTTGTTGTGAACTGGAACTACAAAAATCACCTCGCCCTTCTTGAAGATATGATGACTGCCCGTAATTCTATCTAGCAGATACCCACTCAACTCTAAAAGTTGGCAAATGTCTGTAAATCTTGCATTATTAGGACTGTTCCTTAATAACTGAAGTAGCTTGTCTTTCTTAGGCATTAGCCGATTTAACACGGGTACTCTTGCTTTAAGTCTGTCTGCAAGTGTTTGTTAAGCTAACTCTACTCACCTCACTATTCAT is from Synechococcus sp. PCC 6312 and encodes:
- a CDS encoding heavy metal-responsive transcriptional regulator; translated protein: MTTRSALKIGDVAKQSGVSVPTLRYYETLGLISPAERGDNGYRYYSPSVVSQVAFIKKAQALGLALDEIRQILNVRDRGELPCEMVQSLLTQKIQQLNTQISQMQMFKQELEAYQTQWQNITPQLTDAEICPLIETITP
- a CDS encoding antibiotic biosynthesis monooxygenase — protein: MILEVAVLDIKPGLATEFKTAFEKASTIIATMPGYISLELQRCIETQSRYILLVRWQKLEDHTIGFRQSPQYQEWRSLLHHFYEPFPVVEHYATVLYNSRNGSVP
- a CDS encoding type II toxin-antitoxin system HicB family antitoxin; protein product: MNYPIVVYPCEEGGFVAEVPALRGCLAQGETLDETLKELMTVRDLWLETAQKHDQKLPDIGSAITKVRALSA
- a CDS encoding type II toxin-antitoxin system HicA family toxin — translated: MPKKDKLLQLLRNSPNNARFTDICQLLELSGYLLDRITGSHHIFKKGEVIFVVPVHNKRVKAIYVRRVVELIEGDQE